The genomic region GCCTCGATGGCGGCCGAGGCCACGATGTGCTCGGGCAGCACCGTGACGAACGTCCACCCCGGGCCCCTCAACCGCTCCATGGCGATGTACTCGCCGAACTCCGGCAGCTCCAGCACGCGCTGGCCGGGCTGCCGGGACTTCACCCGCTCGAAGATGCCGCTCAGGTGGGCCCGCTGCGCGGGGGTGCCCTCCTTGGCGGCCACCCCCTCGGGCATGCCCAGGACGGCCGGGATGGTGTAGGGCCCCATGCCGCTCTCCATCTTCACGGTGGGGTGGGCGATGAGCTGGCCATCGTCCCGGACGAGGAAGTTGTAGGCCCCGGGCAGGTGGTCATCGATGGTCCGGTGCATCAGCTCATCGAGCAGCACGTCGTGGGTGAGGGTCGCGGCATGCTGCCCATCCACGTCCAGCGGCGTGGCGAGGGTCACCATCCAGGTCTTGCTGGTCGTGTCCTCGAAGATGCCCGTCCATACCGGCACCCGCTGGGGGTTGTTCTCCGGCAGGGAGAGCGTCAGATACTCCATGGGGAGAAACGAGAAGGAGGCCTCGACGTCCTGGAACCACGTGGCCCCTTCGGGCCAGTAGCCCACCAGCACGCCCTCGGGCAGGAGGACGCCGGTGTTGGTGAACCGGACCTCGAAGGCGGGCCCGTACTGGGACACCACCTCGTAGGCGGCGAGGATCCGGCGGCGCACGCTGTCGGTGAGCGTCACGTCCCGGGGGACGATGACCCCGGGCACCTTCGTGCCGTCGAACCCCTGGGGAATGTTGCGGGTGCTTCCATCCGGCAGCCGCACGAACAGGCTGTCGAAGCGGGGAGCGGGATCCTGCGTGTTCCAGAAGCGGATCCGCTCCTCCAGGGCCTTCTTGAGAACCGCGTGGTTGTCCTGCGCCAGCAGGAAGATGGCCTGCTCGCGCTGGCTGCGCTCGTGCACGCTCTGCTCCATCTGCAACAGGGCTTCCTTGCGGAAGGAGTTGAAGATGTGCAGGTAGCTGAAGAGCGTGGACAGGGCGATGATGACCGCGATGCGCACGCCCATGCGGATGAGCGTCGAGCGAGCCAGGGAGGTGCGTTCAGGAAGAACTAAGCCGCGCGGGATGGCCATAGTGTAGCGGGAGAGCCCTCTCAGGGGTGGCTGTGCGGATCCGCGGGGTTGCTCCCCGCCATCCGCTCATCCCCGTCCCAGAACCCATCGAGATCGCGATCAATGCCGATGCGGATGCCCGAGCCCGGGGGCGTGCACGTGTAGGTCATGAACCCGCCTCCGGCGGCGGTGAGCCAGCGCAGGGCCTCGCTGGACACCGGAGGCAGGGCCGCCCGGTCGCCCTGGAACAGACCGTCACCCTGGTAGACGAAGCCCACCTCGAGCTGCGCCACGCGCCCCTGGGCCACCAGGTCGCACTCCCCCACGTCCGCACGCTCCCGGAAGAGCTGGAGGCGGGGGGCCACCGTGGCGGTGTTGAGCGCCGTGTGCGTCACCTGCTGGCCCACGATGGGCGCCAGGTTGCTGTCGAAGGCCAGCATGTACTGCTCCATGTTGCGCTTCGCGGTCCGGCCCTCGGGCGAGTCCGGAATCCCCACGGGGTTCTCGGGAATCACGTCGAAGCCGCTGTTGAAGCGGAACATGTCGGGGATGGCCCCGTCGCTGTTGAAACCGAAGCCTCGCACCTGGTCACCCAGGAATGGATCCGGCGGTTGCAGGCCGAAGGCAAAACCCGCGCCGAACATTCCTACCTTTTGATACATGTTACGCAGGTGGGGAACCTTGGGGAAGAGCGGTTCGGCGTCGAAGGACGAGCGGCCATCCGTCCCGAAGAAGCCCTTGAAGGGCCCCTCCCCGGGGTTGGCGTTGGGATCGATGCGGTGGCAGGCCTCGCACGAGCCATGGAAAAAGCTCGTGGTGTTGACGAAGAAGTCGCGCCCCGCCTGCTGCGCCGGGGTGAGCGAGTTGTCGAGGTTGCGCACCGGGTTGGGCGGGTAGGTGACCTGGAGGATGAAGTTGGAGAACTGCTGCATCTGCGCGGGGGTGAGCTGCGCGGAGCGCCCCAGCAGGTCCACGAAGGCGGGGTTGAACTGCCGGAAGGCCTCGGCCTCGTCGAAGGCGCCCTGGTTCGGCTGGACGCTCGGCGCGGTGTAGGCGCCCGTCCGGTCCCCGCGCCAGTGCATGGGGCCGTGGTTGGCCATGCCGCGCAGGCTCTGGGTGGCCAGGGGCCCCTTGAGCGGATGGAAGTCCGTGTTCTGGCCGAACGTCGGATCCGGTCCGAACTCCGGCAGCACCGGGACGACGGGGTTGGCGTTCGCCCTCACCCCGCCATCCGGGTTGCCGAGATCCCAGGAGAGGCTGTCGAAGTCCCCGAAGATGTGACAGCTCGCGCAGGAGGAGTCGCCGTGGCTGGAGCTGTTGCGCGCGTCGTACAGGAAGACCCGGCCCTTCACCACGCTCGGCGGCTCGGGGGTATACATGGGCAGGTGGGCCAGCTCCTGCTTCGTGGCCGTGTTGACGATGGAGATGGCGTTGTCGAAGCGCGTGAGGACGTACATGCGCTGGGCCCGCTCATCCAGCACCATGCCGGTGGGCCCGCCCCCGCTGAGGGCAATCTGGTTGGCGGCGCTGGGCACGAAGGTATTGGCCTCGAGCGCGGCGGCCGGGAAGACGCCAACCTTCGAGGAGCCGAACGCGGCCACGTAGAGCGTGGCGCCATTGGCCGTCACCGCCATGCCCAGCGGCTGCGCGAGGCTCCGCTCACTCTCCGCGTTGGGCAGCGGGGCACAGCAGACGCCATAGTCGATGTGCTTGTTGAGGTGGCGCGGCATGACGCCCGTGGGGCTTAGCACGGTGATGCGGCTCTCGTGCAGGTGCCCCTGGAGGCTGGGCCGCGTGGGCGTGGCCCGCCCCTCGAAGCGCAGGTCATTCCGGGCCTCGGTGTTGCTGACGTAGACCTTGCCGCTCACCGGGTTGACGGCCATGTTGAACAGGATGGTGCCCACCCCGGTGAAGAAGCCCGCGGAGCCCGGGAGCTGCCGGGGCGGCGTCGCGAGCGCATCCAGGACGAACACGTCCTTGTCCGGCAGGGAGAAGCGCATCTTGTCCGTCCACGGGCGATGGAGGGCATCGAACCAGTTCTGGCCATCGAACCGGACCAGGACGCTGACCTCGGTGCCCTGCACGCCGTTGGCGAAGTTGGGGGCAGGCACGCCGCCCACCGCCTG from Stigmatella erecta harbors:
- a CDS encoding YncE family protein, which encodes MGWAQGADAAPYTLFESGQVRPLALSPNGRLLFAVNTPDNRLEVFQVKPQGLTHLTSVPVGLEPVAVAARSNEEVWVVNHLSDSLSVVRLGADGRSGTVVRTLLVGDEPRDIVFAGPGKSRAFITAAHRGQNVPFDPRFTTPGIGRADVWVFDANNLGTSLGGTPLTLVSLFSDTPRALAVTPDGARVYAAAFHSGNRSSVVHESLVPNGGQAVGGVPAPNFANGVQGTEVSVLVRFDGQNWFDALHRPWTDKMRFSLPDKDVFVLDALATPPRQLPGSAGFFTGVGTILFNMAVNPVSGKVYVSNTEARNDLRFEGRATPTRPSLQGHLHESRITVLSPTGVMPRHLNKHIDYGVCCAPLPNAESERSLAQPLGMAVTANGATLYVAAFGSSKVGVFPAAALEANTFVPSAANQIALSGGGPTGMVLDERAQRMYVLTRFDNAISIVNTATKQELAHLPMYTPEPPSVVKGRVFLYDARNSSSHGDSSCASCHIFGDFDSLSWDLGNPDGGVRANANPVVPVLPEFGPDPTFGQNTDFHPLKGPLATQSLRGMANHGPMHWRGDRTGAYTAPSVQPNQGAFDEAEAFRQFNPAFVDLLGRSAQLTPAQMQQFSNFILQVTYPPNPVRNLDNSLTPAQQAGRDFFVNTTSFFHGSCEACHRIDPNANPGEGPFKGFFGTDGRSSFDAEPLFPKVPHLRNMYQKVGMFGAGFAFGLQPPDPFLGDQVRGFGFNSDGAIPDMFRFNSGFDVIPENPVGIPDSPEGRTAKRNMEQYMLAFDSNLAPIVGQQVTHTALNTATVAPRLQLFRERADVGECDLVAQGRVAQLEVGFVYQGDGLFQGDRAALPPVSSEALRWLTAAGGGFMTYTCTPPGSGIRIGIDRDLDGFWDGDERMAGSNPADPHSHP